A stretch of the Schistocerca serialis cubense isolate TAMUIC-IGC-003099 chromosome 2, iqSchSeri2.2, whole genome shotgun sequence genome encodes the following:
- the LOC126457714 gene encoding cyclin-dependent kinase 6-like encodes MMDAGIQSHPNFEMLAQIGNGAYGTVYRARSASGQIVAVKKVRVNLSADGIPLSTLREVVLLKELAQYEHPNIVKLLDVCTGHRTETDLYLFLVFEHLEQDLSNYIEKCPRSGMGASLVRDIMFQTLSGVDFLHSKRVIHRDLKPQNILISSSGTVKLADFGLAKTYDFEMLLTSVVVTIWYRAPEVLLNSTYATPVDIWSCGCIMAELFLLRPIFCGTSEVDQLDKIFSILGTPPETSWPEQTPLPWSVFKNYTAADLEGMMPDCSPDGLNLLQNLLMFDPCQRISAAKALAHPYFKEHGYIAR; translated from the coding sequence ATGATGGATGCAGGAATTCAGAGTCATCCCAATTTTGAGATGTTGGCCCAGATAGGTAATGGTGCATACGGCACTGTTTACCGTGCACGTTCAGCGAGTGGCCAAATTGTGGCTGTAAAGAAAGTCCGTGTGAACCTTTCTGCTGATGGTATACCTTTGTCTACACTTCgggaagttgttcttttgaaggaATTGGCTCAGTATGAACATCCGAATATAGTGAAACTACTGGATGTCTGCACGGGTCATAGAACAGAAACCGATCTGTATCTGTTTTTAGTGTTTGAACATTTGGAGCAGGATTTGTCTAATTACATTGAAAAGTGTCCCCGGTCTGGCATGGGAGCAAGCTTGGTGAGAGACATTATGTTCCAGACTCTGAGTGGTGTTGATTTTCTCCATAGTAAGCGTGTAATTCATCGAGATCTGAAACCTCAGAACATCCTGATTTCTTCTTCAGGAACAGTGAAGTTAGCAGACTTTGGGCTGGCTAAGACTTACGACTTTGAAATGCTACTTACTTCTGTTGTTGTAACCATATGGTATCGTGCTCCAGAGGTTCTTCTCAACTCAACATATGCTACACCAGTTGATATCTGGTCATGTGGTTGTATTATGGCTGAATTGTTTCTTCTGCGTCCTATATTTTGTGGAACATCAGAAGTTGATCAACTGGACAAGATATTCAGCATCTTAGGAACACCTCCTGAAACAAGTTGGCCAGAGCAGACACCATTACCTTGGTCTGTTTTCAAAAACTACACAGCTGCTGACCTGGAAGGGATGATGCCTGATTGCTCCCCAGATGGTCTGAATCTTTTGCAGAATTTGTTGATGTTTGACCCTTGTCAGAGAATCAGTGCTGCAAAAGCCTTAGCTCATCCTTATTTCAAGGAGCATGGATACATTGCACGCTAG